A window from Citrus sinensis cultivar Valencia sweet orange chromosome 3, DVS_A1.0, whole genome shotgun sequence encodes these proteins:
- the LOC102627160 gene encoding disease resistance protein RUN1-like isoform X2, with translation MASSSSSRPSSSLSLINNPRNNKYDVFLSFRGEETRDSFTSHLYSALCQTNIETFIDDQLVRGNEISQSLLDAIEASSISVIVFSEGYASSRWCLDELLKILDCRKEYAQIVIPVFYRVDPSHVRKQIESFGVSFSKLGERFPDKKQRWSSALTEAANLSGFDSHVFRNESELIKTVVDEILERLLKVAPFDNKNQLVGVESRVEEIESLLAAAPILGIWGIGGVGKTTIARVIFNKISRNFEGSCFLQNVREESQSPGGLARLQQKLFKEVLKDVNVIPDIDFNIRRLSRRKVLIVLDDVTSFRQIKSLIRGSDWFLPESRIILTTRDQQVLKNWVVKERDIYEMKVLEHNHALELFSRHAFKQNRLPEVGYKELSEVVINYARGVPLALEILGCYLFGREKEVWESAINKLKRIPNVEIQNVLKVSFDDLDDEEKDIFLDIVCFFKGKDKDFIIKFLNACGFDAQIGISDLVNKSLIVIRDNGITMHDLLQEMGREIVRQESVKIPGERSRLWHHEDIIEVLTFNTGTEKVEGICLDMSRIKEIHLHPDTFTKMRKLRFLKFYNSKDDGENKCKVSYLVGPGFAEVSYLHWYGYPLKSLPTNIHPEKLVSIEMPHGNIQQLWDSVQHNGKLKQIISRASNFFTKSPNHSLTLHLDKLVNLNLNNCKSLRILPPGIFRLEFLKELDLWGCSKLKTLPEISSAGNIEVMYLNGTAIEELPSSIECLSGLSALYLDHCKRLKSLPSSLCKLKSLNSIYLRWCSSLKSLPNELGNLEALNSLNAEGTAIREVPLSIVRLNNFDGLQNLTSLYLTDCGITELPENLGQLSLLLELYLEKNNFERLPESIIHLSKLAYLKLSYCERLQSLPKLPCNLSELDAHHCTALESSPGLVFPSRDPQYFDLRNNLKLDRNEIREILEDAQQEIQVMAIARWKQLQEKRCCRISRPSCQREEVV, from the exons atggcttcttcttcttcttctcgtCCATCCAGCAGTTTGAGTTTGATAAATAATCCTCGAAACAATAAGTATGATGTTTTTCTTAGTTTCAGAGGAGAGGAAACCCGTGACAGCTTTACTAGCCATCTTTATTCAGCTTTGTGTCAAACGAATATCgaaactttcattgatgaccaACTCGTCAGAGGAAATGAAATCTCACAGTCTCTTCTTGATGCAATTGAAGCATCAAGCATATCAGTTATCGTATTCTCTGAAGGGTATGCTTCTTCCAGATGGTGCCTCGATGAACTTTTAAAGATCCTCGATTGCAGGAAAGAGTATGCACAGATTGTGATACCAGTTTTCTATCGGGTCGATCCATCACATGTGAGAAAGCAAATTGAGAGTTTTGGGGTTTCATTTTCGAAGCTTGGAGAAAGATTTCCAGACAAGAAGCAAAGGTGGAGTAGTGCTTTAACTGAAGCAGCCAATCTCTCTGGCTTTGATTCTCATGTCTTCAG GAATGAATCTGAACTTATAAAGACAGTTGTTGATGAGATTTTGGAGAGGCTGCTTAAAGTGGCTCCATTTGATAACAAAAATCAGCTAGTTGGAGTAGAATCAAGAGTTGAGGAAATTGAATCTCTATTAGCTGCTGCACCTATATTAGGGATTTGGGGCATCGGTGGTGTAGGCAAGACAACAATTGCTAGGGTGATTTTCAACAAAATCTCCAGAAATTTTGAAGGTTCTTGCTTCCTTCAAAATGTAAGAGAAGAATCGCAGAGCCCTGGTGGATTAGCTAGGTTGCAGcaaaaactttttaaagaAGTATTGAAGGATGTAAATGTGATTCCTGATATCGACTTCAACATTAGAAGGCTCAGCCGCAGGAAGGTTCTGATTGTTCTCGATGATGTGACTAGTTTCAGACAAATAAAATCCTTAATCAGAGGTTCTGATTGGTTTCTGCCTGAAAGTCGTATCATACTAACCACAAGAGATCAACAAGTCCTTAAAAATTGGGTTGTGAAAGAGAGAGACATTTATGAGATGAAAGTATTAGAACACAATCATGCCCTTGAGCTTTTTAGTCGACATGCCTTCAAACAAAACCGTCTTCCTGAAGTAGGTTATAAGGAATTGTCAGAGGTTGTAATAAATTATGCTCGAGGTGTCCCTTTAGCACTGGAAATTTTGGGTTGCTATCTATTTGGAAGGGAAAAGGAAGTTTGGGAAAGCGcaataaacaaattgaaaagaattCCTAATGTGGAGATCCAAAATGTGCTAAAAGTAAGTTTCGATGATCTGGATGATGAAGAGAAAGATATTTTTCTAGacattgtttgtttctttaaaGGGAAAGATAAAGActtcattataaaatttcttaatgcTTGTGGCTTTGATGCACAAATAGGAATAAGTGATCTTGTCAATAAGTCTCTTATTGTCATACGCGACAACGGAATAACAATGCATGATCTGTTACAAGAAATGGGTAGGGAAATTGTCAGGCAAGAATCCGTGAAAATTCCAGGAGAACGCAGTCGGCTGTGGCATCATGAGGATATTATTGAAGTTTTGACCTTTAATACG GGGACCGAAAAAGTTGAGGGTATCTGCTTGGATATGTCTAGAATAAAAGAGATCCACCTGCATCCAGATACTTTCACAAAGATGcgtaaattgagatttttgaaattttataactcTAAAGATGATGGAGAGAACAAATGTAAGGTGTCTTATTTGGTAGGACCTGGATTTGCTGAAGTGAGTTATCTTCACTGGTATGGATATCCACTAAAATCATTACCGACAAATATTCATCCAGAGAAACTTGTTTCAATTGAAATGCCTCATGGTAATATTCAACAACTTTGGGATAGTGTCCAG CATAATGGTAAGTTAAAGCAGATAATAAGCCGGGCCTCCAATTTTTTCACCAAATCTCCAAACCACTCGTTGACTCTGCATCTGGACAAACTAGTTAACCTCAATCTAAACAATTGCAAAAGTTTGAGAATTCTTCCCCCTGGAATATTTCGTTTGGAATTTCTTAAAGAACTTGATCTTTGGGGTTGCTCAAAACTAAAAACGCTTCCAGAGATCTCATCAGCTGGTAATATTGAAGTGATGTATTTAAATGGAACTGCAATCGAAGAACTGCCTTCATCCATAGAATGTCTATCTGGGCTTTCGGCCTTATACCTTGATCATTGTAAAAGGCTGAAGAGTCTCCCAAGCAGCCTATGCAAGTTGAAATCTCTGAATTCTATTTATCTCAGATGGTGCTCAAGTCTTAAGAGTTTGCCCAATGAACTTGGAAATTTAGAAGCTTTGAACAGTTTGAATGCTGAAGGAACTGCTATAAGAGAAGTGCCGTTGTCCATTGTTCGTTTGAACAATTTTGATGGCTTGCAAAATCTAACGTCTTTATATCTCACTGATTGCGGCATCACGGAGTTACCTGAAAATCTCGGACAATTATCCTTATTACTTGAATTGTATCtagagaaaaacaattttgagAGACTACCAGAGAGCATCATACATCTTTCTAAGTTGGCATATCTTAAATTGAGTTATTGTGAGAGGCTTCAATCCTTACCAAAGCTTCCATGCAATCTAAGTGAGTTAGATGCACATCATTGCACAGCACTGGAATCATCTCCAGGTTTAGTATTCCCAAGTCGTGATCCTCAGTATTTTGACCtaagaaataatttgaaattggaTCGCAACGAGATCAGGGAAATTCTCGAAGATGCTCAGCAAGAAATTCAGGTTATGGCAATAGCACGTTGGAAACAATTACAGGAAAAG CGCTGTTGTAGGATTTCGAGACCATCATGTCAAAGAGAAGAGGTGGTTTAA
- the LOC102627160 gene encoding disease resistance-like protein DSC1 isoform X1: protein MASSSSSRPSSSLSLINNPRNNKYDVFLSFRGEETRDSFTSHLYSALCQTNIETFIDDQLVRGNEISQSLLDAIEASSISVIVFSEGYASSRWCLDELLKILDCRKEYAQIVIPVFYRVDPSHVRKQIESFGVSFSKLGERFPDKKQRWSSALTEAANLSGFDSHVFRNESELIKTVVDEILERLLKVAPFDNKNQLVGVESRVEEIESLLAAAPILGIWGIGGVGKTTIARVIFNKISRNFEGSCFLQNVREESQSPGGLARLQQKLFKEVLKDVNVIPDIDFNIRRLSRRKVLIVLDDVTSFRQIKSLIRGSDWFLPESRIILTTRDQQVLKNWVVKERDIYEMKVLEHNHALELFSRHAFKQNRLPEVGYKELSEVVINYARGVPLALEILGCYLFGREKEVWESAINKLKRIPNVEIQNVLKVSFDDLDDEEKDIFLDIVCFFKGKDKDFIIKFLNACGFDAQIGISDLVNKSLIVIRDNGITMHDLLQEMGREIVRQESVKIPGERSRLWHHEDIIEVLTFNTGTEKVEGICLDMSRIKEIHLHPDTFTKMRKLRFLKFYNSKDDGENKCKVSYLVGPGFAEVSYLHWYGYPLKSLPTNIHPEKLVSIEMPHGNIQQLWDSVQHNGKLKQIISRASNFFTKSPNHSLTLHLDKLVNLNLNNCKSLRILPPGIFRLEFLKELDLWGCSKLKTLPEISSAGNIEVMYLNGTAIEELPSSIECLSGLSALYLDHCKRLKSLPSSLCKLKSLNSIYLRWCSSLKSLPNELGNLEALNSLNAEGTAIREVPLSIVRLNNFDGLQNLTSLYLTDCGITELPENLGQLSLLLELYLEKNNFERLPESIIHLSKLAYLKLSYCERLQSLPKLPCNLSELDAHHCTALESSPGLVFPSRDPQYFDLRNNLKLDRNEIREILEDAQQEIQVMAIARWKQLQEKGDFFQSSGRVLLPGNEIPKWFSFQSLGSSSITLKMPPVGWFSNNKVIGFAYSAVVGFRDHHVKEKRWFNLFCEFMKAKPEDCTELLVRRSSLRGFNYVESDHLLLGYYFFGEHDFSAFRKHNCDHVAVKFYLEDDRNQRERLDCCPVKKCGIHLLYAPDSTEPTEDPRGTLD from the exons atggcttcttcttcttcttctcgtCCATCCAGCAGTTTGAGTTTGATAAATAATCCTCGAAACAATAAGTATGATGTTTTTCTTAGTTTCAGAGGAGAGGAAACCCGTGACAGCTTTACTAGCCATCTTTATTCAGCTTTGTGTCAAACGAATATCgaaactttcattgatgaccaACTCGTCAGAGGAAATGAAATCTCACAGTCTCTTCTTGATGCAATTGAAGCATCAAGCATATCAGTTATCGTATTCTCTGAAGGGTATGCTTCTTCCAGATGGTGCCTCGATGAACTTTTAAAGATCCTCGATTGCAGGAAAGAGTATGCACAGATTGTGATACCAGTTTTCTATCGGGTCGATCCATCACATGTGAGAAAGCAAATTGAGAGTTTTGGGGTTTCATTTTCGAAGCTTGGAGAAAGATTTCCAGACAAGAAGCAAAGGTGGAGTAGTGCTTTAACTGAAGCAGCCAATCTCTCTGGCTTTGATTCTCATGTCTTCAG GAATGAATCTGAACTTATAAAGACAGTTGTTGATGAGATTTTGGAGAGGCTGCTTAAAGTGGCTCCATTTGATAACAAAAATCAGCTAGTTGGAGTAGAATCAAGAGTTGAGGAAATTGAATCTCTATTAGCTGCTGCACCTATATTAGGGATTTGGGGCATCGGTGGTGTAGGCAAGACAACAATTGCTAGGGTGATTTTCAACAAAATCTCCAGAAATTTTGAAGGTTCTTGCTTCCTTCAAAATGTAAGAGAAGAATCGCAGAGCCCTGGTGGATTAGCTAGGTTGCAGcaaaaactttttaaagaAGTATTGAAGGATGTAAATGTGATTCCTGATATCGACTTCAACATTAGAAGGCTCAGCCGCAGGAAGGTTCTGATTGTTCTCGATGATGTGACTAGTTTCAGACAAATAAAATCCTTAATCAGAGGTTCTGATTGGTTTCTGCCTGAAAGTCGTATCATACTAACCACAAGAGATCAACAAGTCCTTAAAAATTGGGTTGTGAAAGAGAGAGACATTTATGAGATGAAAGTATTAGAACACAATCATGCCCTTGAGCTTTTTAGTCGACATGCCTTCAAACAAAACCGTCTTCCTGAAGTAGGTTATAAGGAATTGTCAGAGGTTGTAATAAATTATGCTCGAGGTGTCCCTTTAGCACTGGAAATTTTGGGTTGCTATCTATTTGGAAGGGAAAAGGAAGTTTGGGAAAGCGcaataaacaaattgaaaagaattCCTAATGTGGAGATCCAAAATGTGCTAAAAGTAAGTTTCGATGATCTGGATGATGAAGAGAAAGATATTTTTCTAGacattgtttgtttctttaaaGGGAAAGATAAAGActtcattataaaatttcttaatgcTTGTGGCTTTGATGCACAAATAGGAATAAGTGATCTTGTCAATAAGTCTCTTATTGTCATACGCGACAACGGAATAACAATGCATGATCTGTTACAAGAAATGGGTAGGGAAATTGTCAGGCAAGAATCCGTGAAAATTCCAGGAGAACGCAGTCGGCTGTGGCATCATGAGGATATTATTGAAGTTTTGACCTTTAATACG GGGACCGAAAAAGTTGAGGGTATCTGCTTGGATATGTCTAGAATAAAAGAGATCCACCTGCATCCAGATACTTTCACAAAGATGcgtaaattgagatttttgaaattttataactcTAAAGATGATGGAGAGAACAAATGTAAGGTGTCTTATTTGGTAGGACCTGGATTTGCTGAAGTGAGTTATCTTCACTGGTATGGATATCCACTAAAATCATTACCGACAAATATTCATCCAGAGAAACTTGTTTCAATTGAAATGCCTCATGGTAATATTCAACAACTTTGGGATAGTGTCCAG CATAATGGTAAGTTAAAGCAGATAATAAGCCGGGCCTCCAATTTTTTCACCAAATCTCCAAACCACTCGTTGACTCTGCATCTGGACAAACTAGTTAACCTCAATCTAAACAATTGCAAAAGTTTGAGAATTCTTCCCCCTGGAATATTTCGTTTGGAATTTCTTAAAGAACTTGATCTTTGGGGTTGCTCAAAACTAAAAACGCTTCCAGAGATCTCATCAGCTGGTAATATTGAAGTGATGTATTTAAATGGAACTGCAATCGAAGAACTGCCTTCATCCATAGAATGTCTATCTGGGCTTTCGGCCTTATACCTTGATCATTGTAAAAGGCTGAAGAGTCTCCCAAGCAGCCTATGCAAGTTGAAATCTCTGAATTCTATTTATCTCAGATGGTGCTCAAGTCTTAAGAGTTTGCCCAATGAACTTGGAAATTTAGAAGCTTTGAACAGTTTGAATGCTGAAGGAACTGCTATAAGAGAAGTGCCGTTGTCCATTGTTCGTTTGAACAATTTTGATGGCTTGCAAAATCTAACGTCTTTATATCTCACTGATTGCGGCATCACGGAGTTACCTGAAAATCTCGGACAATTATCCTTATTACTTGAATTGTATCtagagaaaaacaattttgagAGACTACCAGAGAGCATCATACATCTTTCTAAGTTGGCATATCTTAAATTGAGTTATTGTGAGAGGCTTCAATCCTTACCAAAGCTTCCATGCAATCTAAGTGAGTTAGATGCACATCATTGCACAGCACTGGAATCATCTCCAGGTTTAGTATTCCCAAGTCGTGATCCTCAGTATTTTGACCtaagaaataatttgaaattggaTCGCAACGAGATCAGGGAAATTCTCGAAGATGCTCAGCAAGAAATTCAGGTTATGGCAATAGCACGTTGGAAACAATTACAGGAAAAG GGAGATTTTTTCCAAAGTTCAGGTCGAGTATTATTACCTGGGAATGAAATTCCAAAGTGGTTTAGCTTTCAAAGTTTGGGATCTTCTTCTATAACCTTGAAGATGCCACCTGTAGGTTGGTTCAGTAATAACAAAGTGATTGGCTTTGCTTACAGCGCTGTTGTAGGATTTCGAGACCATCATGTCAAAGAGAAGAGGTGGTTTAACTTGTTCTGTGAATTCATGAAAGCCAAACCTGAAGATTGTACTGAGCTACTGGTCAGACGGAGTTCTCTAAGGggatttaattatgtagagTCAGATCACTTACTTTTGGGTTACTATTTCTTTGGTGAGCATGATTTTAGTGCTTTCCGGAAACACAACTGCGATCATGTGGCAGTCAAGTTCTATTTAGAGGATGATCGTAATCAACGTGAACGTTTGGATTGTTGCCCGGTGAAAAAATGTGGGATTCATTTATTGTACGCCCCTGATTCTACGGAACCCACAGAAGATCCAAGGGGTACTCTCGATTGA